The Mercurialis annua linkage group LG8, ddMerAnnu1.2, whole genome shotgun sequence genome window below encodes:
- the LOC126660222 gene encoding probable protein S-acyltransferase 15 produces the protein MFSKLVVTVFVKLQEHISSLTKKKITHQIDISKMNWQRFKSIPVFSVFLLMGFVYYATLFIFIEDWVGLQSSAGILNALIFTFMAFLCLFSLFVCVLPDPGHVPSSYVPDVEVNNQNNGLKKQQCEKCCTYKPPRAHHCRSCRRCVLRMDHHCLWINNCVGYRNYKAFFILILFATAASIYSTVMIISSVFHKNRDFGRIFYLKIFYIVSGAMMIGLSATLGTLLGWHIYLITHNMTTIEYYEGIGAAWLARKSGQSYRHQFDLTTYKNITSVLGPNMLKWLCPTAISHLKDGTNFPTSHDS, from the exons ATGTTCTCCAAACTGGTAGTAACAGTTTTTGTTAAGCTCCAAGAACATATTTCCAGtttaacgaaaaaaaaaatcacacatCAAATTGACATCTCCAAAATGAATTGGCAAAGATTCAAATCGATCCCTGTATTTAGCGTGTTTTTATTAATGGGTTTTGTTTATTACGCCACACTCTTCATTTTCATAGAGGATTGGGTTGGACTGCAGAGCTCAGCTGGAATTTTGAATGCTTTGATTTTTACTTTCATGGcttttttatgtcttttttctttatttgtttgtGTTCTCCCTGACCCTGGTCATGTTCCTTCTTCTTATGTCCCTGACGTTGAagtaaataatcaaaataat GGATTGAAAAAGCAGCAGTGTGAAAAGTGTTGCACGTATAAGCCTCCCAGGGCTCATCATTGCCGAAGTTGTAGAAGGTGTGTTTTGAGGATG GATCATCATTGTCTATGGATAAATAATTGTGTTGGTTATAGGAACTATAAAGCTTTTTTCATACTGATCCTTTTTGCAACTGCAGCAAGTATTTACTCTACG GTCATGATCATCAGCAGTGTGTTTCACAAAAACCGGGATTTTGGCAGAATTTTTTACTTGAAGATTTTTTAT ATTGTTTCGGGCGCTATGATGATAGGCTTAAGTGCAACACTCGGGACTCTCTTGGGTTGGCATATCTACCTTATCACCCATAACATGACAACCATAGAG TATTATGAAGGAATCGGTGCAGCATGGCTGGCTAGGAAATCTGGGCAAAGTTATCGACATCAATTCGACCTTACTACTTACAAGAATATCACCTCG GTGTTAGGTCCAAACATGCTCAAATGGTTATGTCCCACAGCAATAAGCCATCTCAAAGATGGAACCAACTTTCCTACATCTCATGATAGTTAA